In Bradyrhizobium lablabi, one DNA window encodes the following:
- a CDS encoding acetyl-CoA carboxylase biotin carboxylase subunit — protein MKSQAQYRRFRSLLIANRGEIAVRVIRTASAMGLRTVAVYSEADRDAMHVALADEAVLLGPARARDSYLNIARVIEAARQSGAEAVHPGYGFLSENAEFAQACADAGLVFVGPTAEMMIAMGSKSGSKMLMEKAGVPLVPGYHGEAQDEATLTNAADKIGFPVLVKASAGGGGRGMRVVRSAGELAGAITSAKREAKAAFGDDRMLIEKFVDNPRHIEVQVIGDSHGNLLSLFERECTLQRRHQKVIEEAPSPTLDGAGREAVCTAARKAAAAVNYVGAGTIEFVSNGKDVFFIEMNTRLQVEHPVTELITGIDLVEWQLRVAFGEKLPLTQDQIKLNGHAIEARVYAENPHKNFMPSVGRIKTWRMPEASSGLRIDAGYREGDAVSPHYDAMLAKMIAWAPNRDAAIERLNRGLEESDVRGIVTNIPFLSALVTHPAVRANTIDTGFIERELKNLTPAPMAPGDLELCAAATAILVQESRAVFAEPNSPWRTAGWMPVGRRQRAFVFRHAQGTGQEICLHYGNGPAKWSIGEREFAFTFSTTADGGFDLTLDGMKSHIFAVIEGHELYLRTKNGRFDLHWVDPFGGETEEQVGEDKIVAPLPGTVVALLAEEGAMLEKGAPILTLEVMKMEQTLRAPFAGVLKVIKCKVGDIVGEGVELAEIEPLAS, from the coding sequence ATGAAATCGCAAGCCCAGTACCGGCGATTTCGCAGCCTCCTGATCGCCAATCGCGGCGAGATCGCCGTCCGCGTGATCCGCACCGCCAGCGCCATGGGGTTGCGCACGGTCGCGGTCTATTCGGAAGCTGACCGCGATGCCATGCATGTCGCCCTAGCCGACGAGGCGGTGCTGCTCGGACCTGCGCGGGCGCGCGACAGCTATCTCAATATCGCCCGCGTGATCGAGGCGGCGCGCCAGAGCGGCGCCGAGGCCGTGCATCCCGGCTACGGTTTCCTGTCGGAGAATGCTGAATTTGCACAGGCTTGTGCGGATGCCGGACTGGTCTTCGTCGGCCCCACCGCTGAGATGATGATCGCGATGGGTTCGAAATCCGGCTCGAAAATGCTGATGGAGAAGGCCGGCGTGCCGCTGGTGCCGGGCTATCATGGCGAAGCCCAGGACGAGGCGACACTGACAAACGCCGCCGACAAAATCGGCTTTCCGGTCCTCGTAAAAGCCTCCGCCGGCGGCGGCGGACGCGGCATGCGCGTGGTGCGTTCGGCCGGCGAGCTTGCCGGCGCAATCACCAGCGCCAAGCGCGAGGCCAAGGCCGCCTTCGGCGACGATCGCATGCTGATCGAGAAATTCGTCGACAACCCGCGCCACATCGAGGTGCAGGTGATCGGCGACAGCCACGGCAATCTTTTATCACTCTTCGAGCGCGAATGTACGTTGCAAAGGCGGCACCAGAAGGTGATCGAGGAAGCGCCATCGCCGACGCTCGATGGAGCTGGCCGCGAGGCAGTCTGCACCGCCGCGCGCAAGGCAGCCGCCGCCGTGAATTACGTTGGTGCCGGCACCATCGAATTCGTCTCCAACGGCAAGGACGTGTTCTTCATCGAGATGAACACGCGCCTTCAGGTCGAGCATCCCGTCACCGAATTGATCACCGGCATCGATCTCGTGGAATGGCAGTTGCGGGTTGCGTTTGGCGAAAAGCTGCCCTTGACCCAGGATCAGATCAAGCTCAACGGCCACGCCATCGAGGCGCGGGTCTATGCGGAAAATCCGCACAAGAATTTCATGCCGTCGGTCGGCCGCATCAAGACCTGGCGGATGCCGGAGGCTTCGAGCGGCTTGCGCATCGATGCCGGGTATCGCGAGGGCGACGCGGTCTCGCCGCATTACGACGCGATGCTCGCCAAGATGATCGCGTGGGCGCCCAATCGCGACGCGGCGATCGAGCGGCTCAACCGCGGGCTCGAAGAGTCGGATGTCCGCGGCATCGTCACCAATATTCCGTTCCTGTCGGCGTTGGTGACGCACCCGGCTGTGCGCGCCAACACCATCGATACCGGCTTTATCGAACGCGAGTTGAAAAATCTGACGCCGGCGCCCATGGCGCCCGGCGATCTCGAGCTTTGCGCTGCCGCGACGGCGATCCTCGTCCAGGAATCGCGCGCCGTATTCGCCGAGCCGAATTCGCCATGGCGAACCGCAGGCTGGATGCCGGTGGGGCGGCGTCAGCGGGCATTTGTATTTCGGCATGCGCAAGGGACCGGGCAGGAGATATGCCTGCACTACGGCAACGGCCCAGCGAAATGGTCGATCGGCGAGCGCGAATTTGCCTTCACATTCTCCACCACGGCCGATGGCGGCTTCGATCTCACGCTCGACGGGATGAAATCACATATTTTCGCGGTCATCGAAGGCCATGAACTCTATCTGCGCACCAAGAACGGCCGCTTCGACCTGCATTGGGTCGATCCGTTCGGCGGCGAGACCGAAGAGCAGGTCGGCGAGGACAAGATCGTGGCGCCGCTGCCGGGCACGGTGGTGGCGCTGTTGGCCGAGGAGGGCGCCATGCTGGAAAAGGGCGCGCCGATCCTCACGCTCGAAGTCATGAAGATGGAGCAGACCCTGCGCGCGCCATTCGCAGGCGTGCTGAAGGTGATAAAATGCAAGGTCGGCGATATCGTCGGCGAAGGCGTCGAGCTCGCCGAGATCGAGCCGCTAGCTTCCTGA
- a CDS encoding hydroxymethylglutaryl-CoA lyase — translation MSDTVRIIEMGPRDGLQNEKTPVSVEARIAFIEALVAAGLHTVEVGAFVSPKAIPQMVNSDQVLRGVNHLAGGEFHVLVPNEKGYEVARAAGAKVISVFAAASEGFSRANINCSIAESIERFKPVVARAKADGIKVRGYISCALGCPFDGEVKPQAVVDVAKKLWELGCYEVSLGDTIGVGTPVKARQLLRAVSGTVPITNLAMHFHDTYGQALANLYAGMEEGARVIDSAAGGLGGCPFAPGATGNVATEDVVYMLEGLGVRTGVDMGKLLAATNEVSRLLGHPPVSRVAAALNAKRRVAT, via the coding sequence ATGAGCGACACCGTGCGCATCATCGAAATGGGCCCGCGCGACGGCCTGCAGAACGAGAAGACGCCGGTCAGCGTCGAGGCGCGCATCGCGTTTATCGAGGCGCTGGTCGCCGCCGGGCTGCATACGGTCGAGGTCGGCGCTTTCGTGTCGCCGAAGGCGATCCCGCAGATGGTGAATTCGGACCAGGTGCTGCGCGGCGTCAATCATCTCGCGGGCGGCGAATTTCACGTGCTGGTGCCGAACGAGAAGGGTTACGAGGTGGCGCGCGCCGCGGGCGCCAAGGTGATTTCGGTGTTCGCCGCCGCCTCGGAGGGCTTTTCGCGCGCCAACATCAATTGCTCGATCGCCGAATCGATTGAGCGTTTCAAGCCGGTCGTGGCCCGTGCCAAGGCCGATGGCATCAAGGTGCGTGGCTACATCTCCTGCGCGCTCGGCTGCCCCTTTGACGGCGAGGTGAAGCCGCAAGCCGTGGTGGATGTCGCGAAGAAGCTGTGGGAACTCGGCTGTTACGAAGTCTCGCTCGGCGACACCATCGGCGTCGGCACGCCGGTAAAAGCGCGGCAATTGCTGCGTGCGGTCTCAGGCACCGTGCCGATCACCAATCTCGCGATGCATTTCCACGACACCTATGGCCAGGCGCTCGCTAATCTCTATGCGGGAATGGAGGAGGGCGCGCGGGTGATCGATTCAGCCGCCGGCGGCCTCGGCGGCTGCCCTTTCGCGCCCGGCGCCACCGGCAATGTCGCAACCGAGGACGTGGTCTACATGCTGGAAGGCTTAGGCGTTAGGACCGGCGTCGATATGGGAAAATTGCTGGCGGCCACGAACGAGGTTAGCCGGCTGCTCGGCCATCCGCCGGTGAGCCGGGTGGCGGCGGCGTTGAACGCGAAGAGGCGAGTGGCGACCTAA